The following nucleotide sequence is from Vicinamibacteria bacterium.
GATACATCCCCTTTTCGAGGAGCGTGTCCGAGATCCAGTTGTGGGCGGCAACGAAGCTCGGGTCGAGCTCGAGGGCCCGGTGGAGCTCGGCCAAGGCCTCGTCGTACCTGTGGACGAAGTAGAGCTCCTTCCCGAGGTCCGTTGCGACGACGGGCGAGAGGGGATCGAGCTCCCTTGCCTTCCGGATCTCGGCGATCGCCTCCGCCGCCCTCCCGACGGGCATGAGGTAGCCCTCGGCATACCAGTGGTGGGCCGTCGCGTAGTTGGGATCGAGCTCGAGAGCGCGCTTGTAGTGCCGCTCCGCATTGGCCCAGTCCCAGTTGCTGAAGAGGGCGATGAGACCGAGGGAAGTGTGGGCCTCGGCTAAGTTGCCGTCGATCTCCAGCGCCTTCTCTGCCGCGGCGCGGGCCTTTTGCACAACCTCGTCCACGGAGGTCAGGTTGAGGCCTGCCGAGAGGGCGTAGGAATCGGCGAGGCCAGCGTAAGCGGCGGCGTAGGTCGGATCCCTGACCACGGCCTTGCCGAAGAGGTCGATGGCCCTTGCCAGGCCGTCCCGATCGCGCTTGCTCGCAAAATGGCGTCCCCTGAGATAGAGCTCGTGGACCTCGGGGTCCACCGAGTGCGCCGGCGCGAGGCGCGCGCGCTGCGCGGAGGTGAGCGTTAAGCGGATCTGGCTCGCGATGTCCTCGGCGAGGGTCGCCTGGAGGGTGAGGACGTCCTTTAGGTCGCGCTCGTAAGCCTGCGCCCAGATGTGGCGGTCGGCAGGGGCGTAGACGAGCTGGGTCCGGATCCGCACGCGATCGCCCACGCGCAGAACGGTTCCCTCGAGGACGGCGTCGACGTTCAGCTCGCGAGCGATCTCAGGCATCGTTTTGCGCGTGCCCTTGTAGTGCACCGCCGAGGTGCGGGAGATCACGCGGATCCCCGGGAGCTTCGCGAGATCCGTGATGATCTCGTCGGTCATGCCGTCGACGAAGTACTCCTGCTCGGGATCGTCAGAAAGGTTCTCGAGGGGGAGCACGGCAATCGACGAGATGTGGGGGAGGGCGGCTTCGGGCGGGCGCCCCCGTCCTAGGAGGAGCACCGCGAGGACGAGGAGGAGAGCCTCCGCCCCGCGCCGGAGCGCGGGCCGCCATTTTGGGGGCCTCGGTTCAGTCGAGAGCGAGGGCCCCTCGAGCAGGGTGCGGTCCGGGCTTCCTTCCGGTGTGGGCGCCGGCGGCGCGTTCTCCTGGAGGGGATGCAGGAAGCGGTAGCCGCGGCGCCCCACGGTCTCGACGAAGGTCGGTCGATCGGCCGCGTCGCCGAGAGAATCCCGCAGCTTGCTCACGGCGGCGGCGAGACGGTGGTCGAAGTCGACGAAGGTGTCCGCAGGCCACAGCCGGCTCCGCAGCTCTTCCCGCGTGACGACCTCTCCGGGCTTTT
It contains:
- a CDS encoding winged helix-turn-helix domain-containing protein is translated as MQNRIHFAHFELDRRAGELRKKGVKVRLQEQPFRVLALLLEKPGEVVTREELRSRLWPADTFVDFDHRLAAAVSKLRDSLGDAADRPTFVETVGRRGYRFLHPLQENAPPAPTPEGSPDRTLLEGPSLSTEPRPPKWRPALRRGAEALLLVLAVLLLGRGRPPEAALPHISSIAVLPLENLSDDPEQEYFVDGMTDEIITDLAKLPGIRVISRTSAVHYKGTRKTMPEIARELNVDAVLEGTVLRVGDRVRIRTQLVYAPADRHIWAQAYERDLKDVLTLQATLAEDIASQIRLTLTSAQRARLAPAHSVDPEVHELYLRGRHFASKRDRDGLARAIDLFGKAVVRDPTYAAAYAGLADSYALSAGLNLTSVDEVVQKARAAAEKALEIDGNLAEAHTSLGLIALFSNWDWANAERHYKRALELDPNYATAHHWYAEGYLMPVGRAAEAIAEIRKARELDPLSPVVATDLGKELYFVHRYDEALAELHRALELDPSFVAAHNWISDTLLEKGMYREAAAELEKTKPFKEERVYVRQTAYLYARAGKRPEARAAVARSLELSHGKPVSSGAVALAYAAIGDRDATFAWLERAFAERSSFMTSLKYWSVFDPLRGDPRFGDLIRRVGLPN